ATCATCGAGGGCGGTCTGCGCTGGCTCGAATCATCGCCCCAGCGGGAAATCGATCACGGGCCTTGGGGGAAACAGTCCCTCTTTGACCGGCTGCCCGATGGGGAGAACCCTCGGGCCGCTGACAGGGTGGCCTACTCGGTGCAGCAGATCATGTGGGAAAAAGTCGGACTCTGGCGTTCGGCAGAGAGTCTGACCGAGGCTTTGGCCGATCTCGGCAGCATCGATGAGCGGGAGGCGGTTCGGGGGACGGTGACGCGGGCCATGGAAGCGGCCAACATGCATCTGTTGGGCCGTCTGACCGCCCGGGCGGCATTGCTGCGCAATGAGAGCCGCGGCGGCCACTACCGCGTCGATTACCCTGAACGCTGTGACACCTGGCTGCGCCACATCCTGCTGTCCTGCTAGAGAGAGGTTTGGCGCCGGTCCCAAATGGAGAGAGTGGTAAGAGAACGGTAGAACGGCCCAAATGAACGACGACGACCATGAATGACGACTATGAACGATGACTATGAACGATGACTATGAACGATGAATTAAAGCGTGAAAGCGTTGAGGGAGGCGCCACTGTGGAACTCTTTGAACCCGAAGTCAGGGATACAGTCCTTCGGGCTTTGCGGGAGGACATCGGCCAAGGCGATCTGACAACGATGAGTTTGGTGCCCGCCGATGCCCAGACCCGGGGCATCATCCACGCCAAGGAGGCCGGCGTCATTGCCGGCATGCCGGTGGCCCGGATCGTCTTCGAGACGGTCGATCCCGGCCTTAGCTTTGAAGCCAAAGTAAAAGACGGGGAGCGCGTCGAAAGGGGGACCGTGCTTGCCGAAGTTCAGGGTAGCGCCCGGTCGATCCTGATCGGCGAGCGTCTGGCCCTTAACTTCCTCCAGCGCCTTTCCGGGATCGCCACCAAGACGGCCCGTTGCGTCGAACTGGTGACCTACTACCAGGCGCGCATCGTCGACACGCGCAAGACGACGCCGGGCCTGCGGATGCTGGAAAAATACGCCGTCCGCATGGGCGGCGGCAAGAACCACCGCTTCGGGCTCTTTGACGGCGTGTTGATCAAGGACAACCACATCCGCGTCGCTGGGGGCATCCACCAAGCTGTCAGCCAGGCGCGCCAGGCCGTCCCCCACACCGTCAAGATCGAGGTGGAGGTGGAAGACCTGGCCGGCGTCGCCGAGGCGCTGGAGGCAAACGCCGATATCATCATGCTCGACAACATGGTCCCGGAGTTGATGAAAGAGGCGGTGCGCATGATCGGCGGCCGCGCCCTCGTCGAGGCCTCGGGCGGCGTCTCGGAAGAGACGCTGGTGGAGATCGCCAAGACAGGCGTGCACCTCATCTCCATGGGCGCCCTGACCCACAGTGTGAAAGCGCTTGACATCAGCCTTGATGTGGAAGCGATCAAGCGGGGGAGAGACGATGTCTCGTAAAGCGATCCTGGAGGCCCTTTCGACGGCCGAAGGCTTCCTCTCCGGTGAAGACTTGAGCCGGCGCCTCGGCATCAGCCGGTCGGCCATCTGGAAACATATCGTAGCCCTCCGGCAGGAGGGCTACGCCATTGACGCCCATACACGCCTCGGCTATAAGCTGCGCAGCCGGAGCGCCTACCTGCTGCCGGAAGAGGTGGAGCCGCTCCTGGAGACGAAGCGCTTCGGCCGCGACTACCACTTTTATGCGAGCCTGCCGTCGACCAACCGCACCGCCAAGGAACTGGCCCGCCAGGGTGCGCCCGAAGGGACCGTCGTCCTTGCCGAGGAACAGACAGAGGGGCGGGGACGCCTCGGCCGCGGGTGGTACTCCCCGCCCGGGCTCGGTGTCTACTTTACGGTGATCCTGCGGCCGGCCGTCCCACTCAGCCTGGCGCCCCAGGTGACCCTGCTGGCCTCCGTGGCTGTTTGCAAAGCCCTGGAAACAGTGGCCGGCGTGCAGCCGCAGATCAAGTGGCCCAACGACGTCTTGTTAAATGGGAAAAAGTTTTGCGGCACCCTGACGGAATTGAACGCTGAGATGGAAGCCGTCAACTATCTCGTTGTCGGCACCGGCATCAATGTCAACCAAGGCCCTGACGATTTTCCCGGCGAAGTGGCGAATGTGGCTACCTCTGTCCATGCGACGACTGGTGAGAAAGTGGACCGGGCGCGTCTCCTGGCTGCGCTGCTCCGCTCCTTTGAGGCAGACTATGACCACTGGCTGACATCCGGTTTTGACCGTTTGCGCGTTGAGTGGTTGGAGCGGGCCGCCGGCATGGGGAAGACAGTGCGCGTCATCGCCGGCCAGCAGGAATGGGTCGGCAAGGCCGAAGGCATTGACAGCGACGGCGCATTGCTCGTGCGGGAGAGCGGCGGCGAACTGCGGCGGCTGATCAGCGGCGAAGTCAGCCTGCGGCCGGAAGGGGGACAGGGTTATGATTTTGGCCGTTGATGTGGGCAACACCCATATCATCCTCGGCGTCTATGAACTGGAACCCCAGCCGGAACTGCGCATCCACTGGAAGCTGTCGACAGACCGCAACCGCACCGCCGATGAATACGCCATTCTGATCCGCAACCTCTTCCGCTTCGACAACATCGATCCGGGGCGCATCGAGGCCATCGTCATCGCCTCCGTCGTTCCGCCCTTGATGCCGACGCTGGAGCGGATGAGCCGCAGCTACTTCGGCCTCCAACCGATCATCGTGGGGCCGGGCCTCCGCACGGGATTGCC
The nucleotide sequence above comes from Heliomicrobium undosum. Encoded proteins:
- a CDS encoding biotin--[acetyl-CoA-carboxylase] ligase yields the protein MSRKAILEALSTAEGFLSGEDLSRRLGISRSAIWKHIVALRQEGYAIDAHTRLGYKLRSRSAYLLPEEVEPLLETKRFGRDYHFYASLPSTNRTAKELARQGAPEGTVVLAEEQTEGRGRLGRGWYSPPGLGVYFTVILRPAVPLSLAPQVTLLASVAVCKALETVAGVQPQIKWPNDVLLNGKKFCGTLTELNAEMEAVNYLVVGTGINVNQGPDDFPGEVANVATSVHATTGEKVDRARLLAALLRSFEADYDHWLTSGFDRLRVEWLERAAGMGKTVRVIAGQQEWVGKAEGIDSDGALLVRESGGELRRLISGEVSLRPEGGQGYDFGR
- the nadC gene encoding carboxylating nicotinate-nucleotide diphosphorylase; protein product: MELFEPEVRDTVLRALREDIGQGDLTTMSLVPADAQTRGIIHAKEAGVIAGMPVARIVFETVDPGLSFEAKVKDGERVERGTVLAEVQGSARSILIGERLALNFLQRLSGIATKTARCVELVTYYQARIVDTRKTTPGLRMLEKYAVRMGGGKNHRFGLFDGVLIKDNHIRVAGGIHQAVSQARQAVPHTVKIEVEVEDLAGVAEALEANADIIMLDNMVPELMKEAVRMIGGRALVEASGGVSEETLVEIAKTGVHLISMGALTHSVKALDISLDVEAIKRGRDDVS